The Saccharopolyspora gloriosae genome has a segment encoding these proteins:
- a CDS encoding NAD kinase: MTREVLLVVHTGKQHNLRTAEKVAGQLVGAGLRVRVLEDEARDLSPGCYTQAVPSGPHAAAGTELVFVLGGDGTLLRAAELARLTGVPVFGVNLGRVGFLAGADSDALDQAVLAVVEGRYHVEERMTIDVTAMLDGRVLATTWALNEASVEKSSRERILDVVVEVDGHPVSAFGCDGVLCSTPTGSTAYAFSAGGPVVWPEVQALLVVPSNAHALFARPLVVSRNSTVALEIDHGGHDAVLCCDGQRHFDLPAGARVEVITGANPLRLVRLYDASFTDRLVRKFELPVQGWRGPAAD, translated from the coding sequence TTGACCCGAGAGGTGCTGCTGGTGGTGCACACCGGTAAACAGCACAATCTGCGCACGGCGGAGAAGGTCGCCGGGCAGCTGGTCGGTGCCGGCTTGCGCGTTCGGGTGTTGGAGGACGAAGCGCGCGACCTCAGCCCCGGCTGCTACACCCAGGCCGTCCCGTCCGGGCCGCACGCGGCCGCGGGGACGGAATTGGTGTTCGTCCTCGGTGGCGACGGGACGCTGTTGCGTGCCGCCGAACTCGCCCGGCTGACGGGGGTTCCGGTGTTCGGGGTCAACCTCGGGCGGGTCGGGTTCCTCGCGGGAGCCGACTCCGATGCGCTGGACCAGGCGGTGCTGGCCGTGGTCGAGGGGCGGTATCACGTCGAAGAACGCATGACCATCGATGTCACCGCGATGCTCGACGGTCGTGTCCTGGCGACGACGTGGGCCTTGAACGAGGCCAGCGTGGAGAAGAGCAGCCGGGAACGCATCCTCGACGTGGTCGTCGAGGTCGACGGCCATCCGGTGTCGGCGTTCGGGTGTGACGGGGTGCTGTGCTCCACGCCGACCGGTTCCACCGCCTACGCCTTCTCGGCGGGCGGCCCCGTCGTCTGGCCTGAAGTGCAGGCATTGCTGGTGGTTCCGAGCAACGCGCACGCGTTGTTCGCCCGTCCGCTGGTGGTGTCGCGGAACTCGACCGTCGCGTTGGAGATCGACCACGGGGGCCACGACGCGGTGCTGTGCTGCGACGGTCAACGACATTTCGACCTGCCCGCGGGTGCCAGGGTCGAAGTCATCACCGGCGCGAACCCGTTGCGACTGGTTCGGCTGTACGACGCGTCGTTCACCGATCGGCTTGTGCGGAAGTTCGAATTGCCGGTGCAAGGATGGCGCGGTCCGGCAGCCGATTGA
- the recN gene encoding DNA repair protein RecN: protein MLAEMRIQGLGVIDDATLELHPGLTVVTGETGAGKTMVVTGLHLLSGGRADASRVRSDSPRALVEGRFEVAPETGAAKVARDAGAEPDDDGSLIALRSVNNDGRSRAHLGGRAVPNAVLSELSEQLLAVHGQNDQLRLLRAGEQRAVLDRFAGDSVADVLAEYQRVRAAWADTVRELTERTERAREWAREAELLRHGLDEIEAVAPEQGEDAALVDEARRLSDVDQLREIAAGAQHAVSGAADGDPESPGAMGLLSDTRRRLGGAEDPVLRDLETRVAEATAVLADVGAELGGYLDRLDADPGRLEQVLARQAELKNLTKKYAADIDGVLAWAADARERLTGMDTSDEALAALAQRRDELAVELAEHAQVLSTERQEAAVGLAAAVSEELTGLAMAQARLEVVVEAKETDESDSSALLVGDRTLAAGPEGTDEVELRLIAHSGAPSLPIHKGASGGELSRVMLGLEVVLADADTVPTLVFDEVDAGVGGRAAVEIGRRLARLARTHQVVVVTHLAQVAAYADRHLVVDKGSNETGLTRSDVRTVADGKRVAELARMLAGLDSTATGRAHAEELLATAASHKATAEPGRGKSRAKKKDAATSSR from the coding sequence GTGTTGGCTGAGATGCGCATCCAAGGTTTGGGAGTCATCGACGATGCCACGCTTGAGCTGCACCCTGGCCTGACCGTGGTGACCGGTGAGACCGGAGCTGGCAAGACGATGGTGGTCACGGGGCTGCACCTGCTCAGCGGTGGTCGCGCCGATGCTTCGCGAGTCCGATCCGATAGTCCTCGGGCTCTGGTGGAAGGGCGATTCGAGGTCGCCCCTGAAACGGGGGCGGCGAAAGTCGCCAGGGACGCCGGTGCTGAACCGGACGATGACGGCAGCCTCATCGCGCTGCGCAGTGTGAACAACGATGGTCGTTCTCGCGCGCACTTGGGCGGTCGGGCGGTGCCGAACGCGGTGCTCTCGGAGTTGTCGGAACAGCTGCTGGCGGTGCACGGGCAGAACGATCAACTCAGGTTGCTGCGCGCTGGTGAGCAGCGGGCGGTGCTGGACCGGTTCGCCGGCGACTCGGTGGCCGATGTTCTCGCCGAGTACCAGCGAGTTCGCGCGGCTTGGGCCGACACGGTGCGGGAGTTGACCGAGCGCACCGAACGGGCACGAGAGTGGGCGCGCGAGGCCGAGCTGCTCCGGCACGGCTTGGACGAGATCGAGGCCGTTGCTCCTGAGCAGGGGGAGGACGCGGCACTGGTCGATGAGGCCCGACGGCTCTCCGACGTCGACCAGTTGCGCGAGATCGCCGCGGGCGCTCAGCACGCGGTGAGCGGCGCGGCGGACGGAGATCCGGAGTCTCCTGGCGCGATGGGCCTGCTCAGCGATACGCGACGCCGCCTCGGCGGTGCCGAAGATCCCGTTCTGCGCGATCTGGAGACCCGGGTGGCGGAGGCCACCGCGGTGCTGGCCGATGTCGGTGCCGAGCTCGGCGGTTATCTGGATCGATTGGACGCGGATCCCGGTCGGCTGGAGCAGGTGCTCGCGCGGCAGGCCGAGCTGAAGAACTTGACGAAGAAGTACGCCGCCGACATCGACGGTGTGCTGGCCTGGGCTGCGGACGCTCGCGAGCGCTTGACGGGGATGGACACCTCTGACGAGGCGCTGGCGGCACTGGCGCAGCGCCGGGACGAACTCGCCGTGGAGCTCGCGGAGCACGCACAGGTGCTGTCCACGGAACGGCAGGAGGCCGCAGTCGGACTTGCCGCGGCGGTGTCCGAAGAGCTCACCGGTCTGGCCATGGCGCAGGCTCGGCTGGAGGTCGTGGTCGAGGCGAAGGAAACCGACGAGTCCGATTCCTCCGCGCTGCTGGTGGGCGACCGAACGCTGGCCGCAGGCCCGGAAGGTACGGATGAGGTCGAGCTTCGGCTGATCGCACATTCCGGAGCACCGTCGTTGCCGATCCACAAGGGAGCGTCGGGCGGCGAGCTTTCGCGGGTGATGCTCGGCCTCGAGGTGGTGCTGGCGGACGCCGACACGGTGCCGACGCTGGTGTTCGACGAGGTCGACGCCGGAGTGGGCGGCCGCGCTGCCGTCGAGATCGGTCGGCGTTTGGCGAGACTGGCCCGGACCCACCAGGTTGTGGTGGTCACCCACCTCGCGCAGGTCGCCGCGTACGCCGACCGGCACCTGGTGGTCGACAAGGGGTCGAATGAGACCGGACTGACCCGTAGCGACGTGCGCACGGTCGCCGACGGCAAACGCGTCGCCGAGCTCGCTCGGATGCTGGCGGGTCTGGACTCCACCGCGACCGGGCGCGCACATGCGGAGGAGTTGCTGGCGACCGCCGCCTCCCACAAGGCGACGGCGGAACCCGGCCGAGGGAAGAGCCGGGCCAAGAAGAAGGACGCCGCGACGAGCTCCCGTTGA
- the steA gene encoding putative cytokinetic ring protein SteA, whose amino-acid sequence MKLSGLLARQEEVRPGVIGTARVPRRTDELPQRLGPGDIVLLDQVDLDRRTADTLVAAGVVGVVNAAPSISGRFPNLGPEVLSAAGVALIDGVGREPMRVIKDGARLRLHEGRLYSGDREVGCGAEQDADSIADQLIEAKAGMTAQLEAFSADTIEFLRTERMLILDGVGVPAVTVPIEDRHVLVLVPGYGHVDDLKRLKRYIKYYRPVLIGVDAGADTLLRAGYRPDVIVGDPGGIATETLKRATEVVVPAHLDGHAPGIERIQDLGIGALTFPASGNPEDLALLIADAHNARLVVTVGFQATLHEFLDRGRSGSNPSTFLTRLRLGSRLVDGAAVASLQRAAGSNGALVLLFFAALVVLAVALAVSGFGDSFFSVIVDFGRSAFEQAGEWFA is encoded by the coding sequence ATGAAGCTCAGTGGTCTGCTCGCACGCCAGGAGGAAGTTCGGCCGGGAGTGATCGGAACGGCGCGGGTTCCACGTCGCACCGACGAGCTGCCGCAGCGGCTCGGTCCCGGTGACATCGTCCTGCTGGACCAGGTCGACCTCGATCGCCGGACGGCGGACACCTTGGTGGCGGCCGGCGTCGTCGGCGTGGTCAACGCCGCCCCGTCTATTTCGGGCCGGTTCCCCAACCTGGGGCCGGAGGTGCTGTCGGCTGCCGGGGTCGCCCTGATCGACGGCGTCGGCAGAGAACCGATGCGCGTGATCAAGGACGGCGCACGGTTGCGGCTGCACGAAGGCCGGTTGTACTCGGGTGATCGTGAGGTCGGCTGCGGCGCCGAACAGGACGCCGACTCGATCGCGGATCAGCTGATCGAAGCCAAGGCCGGGATGACCGCGCAGCTGGAGGCGTTCTCGGCCGACACCATCGAGTTCTTGCGCACCGAGCGGATGCTCATTCTCGACGGCGTCGGGGTGCCGGCGGTGACCGTGCCGATCGAGGATCGTCACGTGCTGGTGCTGGTGCCCGGCTACGGGCACGTCGACGATCTCAAACGGCTCAAGCGCTACATCAAGTACTACCGGCCGGTTTTGATCGGCGTGGACGCCGGAGCGGACACGTTGCTCCGCGCCGGTTACCGCCCCGACGTGATCGTCGGTGATCCAGGTGGAATCGCGACCGAGACGTTGAAGCGTGCGACGGAAGTGGTCGTTCCGGCCCACCTGGACGGCCATGCCCCGGGGATCGAGCGCATCCAGGATCTCGGTATCGGTGCGCTGACCTTCCCGGCTTCCGGGAACCCGGAGGATCTGGCATTGCTGATCGCCGATGCTCATAACGCCCGCCTCGTGGTGACGGTCGGTTTCCAGGCGACGCTGCACGAGTTCCTCGATCGCGGCCGGTCCGGTTCGAACCCATCGACCTTCCTGACCAGGTTGCGCTTGGGCAGCAGGCTCGTCGACGGTGCGGCGGTCGCCTCGTTGCAGCGCGCCGCCGGATCGAACGGCGCGCTCGTTCTGCTCTTCTTCGCCGCACTCGTGGTGCTGGCGGTGGCTTTGGCGGTGTCCGGTTTCGGCGACTCCTTCTTCTCGGTGATCGTCGACTTCGGCCGTTCCGCGTTCGAGCAGGCGGGGGAGTGGTTCGCATGA
- a CDS encoding copper transporter, with protein sequence MISLRQHVISLIAVLLALAVGIVLGSTSLSERLLSHVGQERDSLSRQVDELDADRAALRGELDGAHRFSAATAPLAVQGRLADHGVVLFSSWDVPEQDRTAMRGLLESSGAQVAGEVRLSEAVADPDRADQVRRLVTRLLPAGVQLPTATDVGTLTGGLLGPLTLLDQRSGAAQVSPEEREAAITGLTEGGFATAVGEVRSAPLALVLTGGGAGGAGAADRAAFFARFASQLDRSGGGAVLAGGRGSADGDGSVGFARADTAISSTLSTVDNAETPQGEVAAVLALREQLDRRAGHYGTASSAEGMVPGTRD encoded by the coding sequence ATGATCTCGCTGCGGCAGCACGTGATCTCCCTGATCGCGGTCCTGTTGGCCTTGGCCGTGGGAATCGTGCTCGGGTCGACTTCGCTGAGCGAACGATTGCTCTCGCACGTAGGTCAGGAGCGGGACTCCCTGAGCCGTCAGGTCGATGAGCTGGACGCTGACCGGGCCGCGCTGCGCGGCGAACTTGATGGCGCACATCGGTTCAGCGCCGCGACGGCGCCGCTGGCCGTGCAGGGCAGGCTCGCGGATCACGGCGTCGTCCTGTTCAGCTCTTGGGACGTACCGGAGCAGGACAGGACTGCGATGCGCGGGCTGCTCGAATCCTCCGGGGCGCAGGTGGCGGGTGAAGTGCGACTGTCCGAGGCCGTGGCGGATCCGGACCGAGCCGATCAGGTGCGTCGATTGGTGACCCGGTTGTTGCCCGCGGGCGTGCAGCTGCCCACCGCGACCGACGTCGGCACGCTCACCGGTGGACTGCTCGGACCGCTGACCTTGCTCGATCAGCGGAGCGGGGCGGCCCAGGTCTCGCCGGAGGAGCGGGAGGCGGCGATCACCGGGCTGACCGAGGGGGGCTTCGCCACCGCTGTGGGCGAGGTGCGGTCCGCGCCGCTCGCGCTCGTGCTCACCGGCGGAGGGGCCGGTGGAGCCGGCGCTGCCGACCGAGCGGCATTCTTCGCTCGCTTCGCGTCCCAATTGGATCGGTCCGGAGGTGGTGCGGTTCTCGCGGGTGGTCGCGGATCCGCTGACGGTGACGGGTCGGTCGGGTTCGCGCGTGCCGATACCGCGATCTCCTCGACGCTTTCGACCGTGGACAACGCGGAGACCCCGCAGGGCGAGGTGGCCGCGGTGCTGGCATTGCGGGAGCAGCTCGACCGCCGGGCCGGGCATTACGGCACGGCCAGCAGCGCTGAAGGCATGGTGCCCGGAACGCGCGACTGA
- a CDS encoding helix-turn-helix transcriptional regulator, whose product MSEMRSTENGSADEPGSAGSRLSRQQAGEADSGGMPVDDRYAPAGHRQRGTDRDSEAPPGRAPVSPMVRRYLLAGELRRLRHAARLTHADVAARLSWPQAKVSKIEGARQSVGIDAVIALADICHADTEHRDRLVDLARSARERGWWESYRDVLPADVRQHIGFEAEAVTVKLFATETVPDLVQTRDYAEAVREVRLSDHSAAELERSLEVLHRRQQRVESGDVRLDLTIAESSLRREVGGRGVLAGQLDRLRELARREAVTVRVLPFSAGALATDEPFSLLSFELDLPATVVRTFGSSTALDDDPVTVEADRALLRRLSATALSPDDSLRWLEVAGRSLVGG is encoded by the coding sequence ATGAGCGAGATGCGATCCACCGAGAACGGCAGTGCCGACGAGCCGGGGTCCGCCGGGAGTCGGCTCAGCCGGCAGCAGGCCGGTGAGGCCGACTCCGGGGGCATGCCGGTCGACGACCGGTACGCCCCGGCAGGTCACCGGCAGAGGGGCACTGACCGGGATTCCGAGGCTCCACCTGGCCGTGCGCCGGTCAGCCCGATGGTGCGGCGGTACCTGCTCGCCGGCGAACTGCGGAGGCTACGGCACGCGGCACGGCTGACCCACGCCGACGTGGCCGCCCGCTTGAGTTGGCCGCAGGCGAAGGTGAGCAAGATCGAAGGAGCACGGCAGAGCGTCGGGATCGACGCGGTCATCGCTCTCGCGGACATCTGCCACGCCGACACCGAACATCGTGATCGGTTGGTCGATTTGGCGCGTTCCGCGCGGGAGCGCGGATGGTGGGAGTCCTACCGGGATGTGCTGCCGGCGGATGTGCGGCAGCACATCGGGTTCGAGGCCGAAGCCGTGACCGTGAAACTGTTCGCCACCGAGACCGTGCCTGATCTGGTGCAGACCCGGGACTACGCGGAGGCCGTCAGGGAGGTGCGGCTCTCGGACCACTCGGCGGCGGAGCTCGAACGGTCGCTCGAAGTGCTCCACCGCAGGCAGCAGCGGGTGGAGTCCGGAGATGTCCGGCTGGACTTGACGATCGCCGAATCGTCGCTGCGCCGGGAGGTCGGTGGCCGGGGAGTGCTGGCGGGGCAGTTGGACCGGCTGCGGGAGCTGGCTCGGCGAGAAGCCGTGACCGTACGGGTACTTCCGTTCAGCGCGGGAGCGTTGGCGACCGACGAGCCGTTCTCGTTGCTCTCGTTCGAACTGGACCTTCCCGCAACGGTGGTGAGGACGTTCGGTTCGAGCACCGCCCTGGATGATGATCCGGTGACGGTGGAGGCCGATCGCGCACTTCTGCGGCGTCTCTCCGCGACCGCGTTGTCACCCGATGATTCGCTCCGCTGGCTCGAGGTGGCGGGAAGGTCCCTTGTGGGCGGCTGA
- a CDS encoding CTP synthase, whose protein sequence is MPQARTIKHVFVTGGVASSLGKGLTASSLGELLTSRGLRVTMQKLDPYLNVDPGTMNPFQHGEVFVTEDGAETDLDIGHYERFLDRDLTKNANVTTGQVYSAVIAKERRGEYLGDTVQVIPHITDQIIARIRAMSEPDEDGRTPDVVITEVGGTVGDIESLPFLEACRQMRHDVGRDNCFFLHVSLVPYLAPSGELKTKPTQHSVAALRNIGIQPDALVCRADRDLPEDLKRKIALMCDVDSDGVVACPDAPSIYDIPRVLHGEGLDAYLVRRLGLPFRDVDWTVWGDLLDRVHKPTERVRIALVGKYVDLPDAYLSVTEALRAGGFAHRAKVEIAWVPSDECETDSGAAHALAGMDGVLIPGGFGVRGIEGKLGAIRYARTHGIPTLGLCLGLQCMVIEVARSLAELKRANSAEFEEPCQHPVISTMADQRDVLSGDRDMGGTMRLGSYPAKLVEGSVVADAYGTLDVAERHRHRYEVNNAYRDRLAKAGLVFSGTSPDDRLVEFVELSREQHPFFVGTQAHPELKSRPTRPHPLFAAFVRAAVDYRAAERLPVELSDNVQAGV, encoded by the coding sequence GTGCCGCAAGCACGCACGATCAAGCACGTGTTCGTCACGGGAGGTGTCGCCTCCTCACTCGGCAAAGGCCTGACCGCGTCGAGTCTCGGCGAACTCCTGACCTCCCGCGGCCTGCGGGTGACGATGCAGAAGCTCGATCCATACCTCAACGTCGACCCCGGAACGATGAACCCGTTCCAGCACGGCGAGGTCTTCGTTACCGAGGACGGGGCTGAAACAGACCTCGACATCGGACACTATGAGCGGTTCCTTGACCGGGACCTCACCAAGAACGCGAATGTGACGACCGGCCAGGTCTACTCGGCGGTCATCGCGAAAGAACGCCGTGGCGAATACCTGGGCGATACGGTCCAGGTGATTCCGCACATCACCGACCAGATCATCGCTCGCATCCGTGCGATGTCCGAACCGGACGAGGACGGCCGCACGCCCGACGTGGTCATCACCGAGGTCGGCGGCACGGTCGGGGACATCGAATCCCTGCCGTTCCTGGAGGCCTGCCGCCAGATGCGGCACGACGTCGGCCGCGACAACTGCTTTTTCCTGCACGTGTCGCTGGTGCCGTACCTGGCTCCGTCCGGCGAGCTGAAGACGAAGCCGACCCAGCACTCGGTGGCCGCGTTGCGCAACATCGGCATCCAGCCCGACGCGCTGGTGTGTCGCGCCGATCGTGATCTCCCTGAGGATCTCAAGCGCAAGATCGCGCTGATGTGCGATGTGGACTCCGACGGGGTCGTCGCCTGCCCGGACGCCCCGTCGATCTACGACATTCCGCGGGTGCTGCACGGCGAAGGGTTGGACGCGTACCTGGTCCGGCGCCTCGGGCTGCCGTTCCGGGACGTCGACTGGACGGTGTGGGGTGACCTGCTGGACCGGGTGCACAAGCCGACCGAACGGGTGCGGATCGCGCTCGTCGGCAAGTACGTGGACCTGCCCGACGCCTACCTCTCGGTCACCGAGGCGTTGCGCGCGGGAGGCTTCGCGCACCGGGCGAAGGTCGAGATCGCGTGGGTCCCGTCCGACGAATGCGAGACCGACTCCGGCGCGGCGCACGCTCTTGCCGGGATGGACGGTGTGCTGATTCCAGGCGGGTTCGGCGTCCGCGGGATCGAAGGCAAGCTCGGGGCGATCCGCTACGCCCGTACGCACGGCATTCCCACCCTCGGCCTGTGCCTGGGCCTGCAGTGCATGGTGATCGAGGTGGCTCGCTCGCTGGCCGAGCTCAAGCGGGCGAACTCCGCGGAGTTCGAGGAGCCCTGCCAGCACCCGGTGATCAGCACGATGGCGGACCAGCGCGATGTGCTCTCCGGGGATCGGGACATGGGCGGCACGATGCGGCTCGGTTCGTACCCGGCGAAATTGGTCGAAGGTTCGGTCGTCGCCGACGCGTACGGCACGCTCGATGTCGCCGAGCGGCACCGGCATCGCTACGAGGTGAACAACGCCTACCGGGACCGGCTGGCCAAGGCGGGCCTGGTGTTCTCCGGCACCTCACCCGACGACCGCCTGGTCGAGTTCGTGGAGCTCTCGCGCGAGCAGCACCCGTTCTTCGTCGGAACGCAGGCGCATCCCGAGCTCAAGAGCCGCCCGACCCGCCCGCACCCGCTGTTCGCGGCTTTCGTCCGGGCCGCCGTGGACTACCGCGCGGCGGAACGGCTCCCGGTCGAGTTGTCGGACAACGTGCAGGCAGGGGTCTGA
- a CDS encoding NUDIX hydrolase, giving the protein MSAQNPSDEIERTDGTHQFATTASTDVYVGKILALRADEVAMPGGGRARREVVEHLGAVSVVALDEHDQVVLIHQYRYPMGRRLWELPAGLLDVADEDPLRTAQRELAEEVGLAAESWSVLADIASSPGFTDQSERVFLASSLTDVGRPVATGDEEADLVIRRFPFDEAVRMVFSGEIVNAPAVAGLLAAHAVRTGAVEPRPPSAPWGDRPHRLRTRLDG; this is encoded by the coding sequence GTGAGCGCACAGAATCCGAGCGACGAGATCGAACGGACCGACGGCACGCATCAGTTCGCCACCACGGCGTCCACCGACGTCTACGTGGGCAAGATCTTGGCCCTACGGGCCGACGAGGTCGCCATGCCCGGCGGTGGACGGGCTCGCCGGGAGGTCGTCGAGCACCTCGGTGCCGTGTCCGTGGTCGCGTTGGACGAGCACGATCAGGTCGTCCTGATCCACCAGTACCGCTATCCGATGGGACGGCGGCTCTGGGAGCTGCCCGCGGGATTGCTCGACGTCGCAGATGAGGACCCGCTGCGGACCGCGCAGCGGGAACTCGCCGAAGAGGTCGGGCTGGCCGCCGAATCCTGGTCGGTGCTGGCGGACATCGCGTCCTCGCCGGGATTCACCGATCAGAGCGAACGCGTGTTCCTGGCGAGTTCGCTCACGGATGTCGGGCGTCCGGTGGCCACCGGTGACGAGGAAGCGGATCTGGTGATCCGGCGGTTCCCGTTCGACGAAGCGGTGCGGATGGTGTTCAGCGGAGAGATCGTGAACGCTCCCGCGGTCGCGGGGCTGCTGGCGGCGCACGCGGTCCGGACCGGTGCGGTCGAGCCGAGGCCGCCGTCGGCGCCCTGGGGCGACCGGCCGCACCGGCTGCGCACTCGGTTGGACGGGTAG